A single window of Xylocopilactobacillus apicola DNA harbors:
- a CDS encoding transglycosylase domain-containing protein, which produces MDKLREFLEKIRDWFIKLDRTEILHCVDLALQVIRRVVLNFLALGILVFGLVLGIGLGYVASILKEESIPTVAEMDKLIHDIDQTSTLYFADNSSLGEIQSDIVSYKTKSAEISPWIKKGIVASEDEDFYLHQGVMPRAVIRAALSDVTGVGIKSGGSTLTQQLVKMQILSSETTFKRKATEIFLAMRLNKFFTKDDVLTSYLNAASFGRNNKGENITGIGAASVGIFGKNPKDLSIAQSAFVVGLVQSPYAYTPFDLTGEIDNRSAQYGLKRAQIVLFRMYRDGAITKKQYTAAKKEDLRAQFLKAEPSSRHTNNYGYTYSAVREEAENTLAEVLLRDDGMDPEKVKDSTYGRYYATAKQKLSQNGYKVYSTINRKVSDNMQEVLQNTRSYFSKTYTDSVYDEKTNDFIDFSEPVQNGTVVLDNKTGGVLGFIGGVDFKLNEFNHAFNNRRSPGSSIKPLLVYGPALDTGLIGSRSTLADFPAKFDDYEPSDYDQTFQNRFVSATEALSQSYNVATVNLYQALRQKDDKLAKSYMKKMNFNITDKEYSELGISLGGTARGFAPVQEAAAYATFANDGNYHKPYVISKIVDPTGRIVYEHKSEPVKVFSEATSYIMQKMMSDVVSNGTAEFLGSNVEFDSDKLYGKTGTSNDNRDYWFTGSTPGITISSWIGYDNFYRHSYNLEESDSNANLRLVARFLNNIYKNDPDLLKLNEQKSKPNSVKEYSVLANTGTLPGVLKNNSANFTVRGRTVTSLYAQGGPKELTDNFGIGGYASDYRLFWSNYLGQYNGYGVISRATKDMSYDTSDPKVYFSYYEQPRIKYPQKRYNSYQTPNNSLYNQNNNQNQFNNRSYNNSLNQTQQNNSQTSSFDNDSDDDSENDQ; this is translated from the coding sequence ATGGATAAATTAAGAGAATTTCTCGAAAAAATTCGGGATTGGTTTATAAAATTAGATCGAACTGAGATCTTACATTGTGTTGATCTGGCACTTCAAGTAATTAGAAGAGTAGTTCTTAACTTTTTAGCTTTAGGAATTTTAGTGTTTGGGCTTGTTTTAGGGATTGGGTTAGGATATGTGGCGTCAATCTTAAAAGAAGAGTCGATTCCGACTGTAGCTGAAATGGATAAGCTAATCCACGATATTGATCAAACTTCGACTTTATATTTTGCAGATAATTCATCTTTGGGTGAAATTCAGTCTGATATCGTTAGTTATAAAACTAAATCAGCAGAAATTTCTCCGTGGATTAAGAAGGGGATTGTTGCTTCTGAAGATGAAGATTTTTATTTGCATCAAGGTGTGATGCCCAGAGCAGTAATTAGGGCTGCTCTTTCTGATGTAACAGGAGTTGGGATTAAAAGCGGTGGCTCAACTTTAACTCAGCAATTGGTTAAAATGCAGATCCTTTCCTCGGAAACTACTTTTAAGCGTAAAGCTACTGAAATTTTTTTGGCAATGCGTCTTAACAAGTTTTTCACTAAAGATGATGTCTTAACTTCTTATTTGAATGCAGCTTCTTTTGGTCGAAACAACAAAGGCGAAAATATTACAGGCATCGGAGCTGCGTCTGTTGGGATTTTCGGGAAAAATCCGAAGGATCTTTCTATCGCACAGTCTGCTTTTGTTGTAGGTTTAGTTCAAAGTCCTTATGCCTACACTCCTTTTGATCTTACTGGAGAAATTGATAATCGAAGTGCTCAGTATGGCTTAAAACGCGCGCAGATCGTTTTATTTCGAATGTATCGAGATGGAGCAATCACTAAGAAGCAGTACACTGCTGCAAAAAAAGAAGATCTCCGGGCACAGTTTTTAAAGGCTGAGCCTTCATCCCGTCATACGAACAACTATGGTTATACTTATAGTGCAGTTAGAGAAGAGGCGGAAAATACTCTTGCTGAAGTTTTACTGCGTGATGATGGAATGGATCCCGAAAAAGTTAAAGATAGCACCTATGGACGATATTATGCGACCGCTAAGCAAAAGCTTTCTCAAAATGGTTATAAAGTTTATTCTACGATTAATCGAAAAGTTAGCGATAATATGCAGGAAGTTTTGCAAAATACTCGCTCGTATTTTAGCAAGACCTATACAGACAGTGTTTATGATGAGAAGACAAATGATTTTATTGATTTCTCTGAGCCAGTCCAAAATGGAACAGTAGTCTTAGATAATAAGACAGGTGGTGTTTTGGGATTTATTGGAGGCGTTGATTTTAAACTTAACGAGTTTAATCATGCCTTTAATAATCGTCGTTCGCCAGGTTCTTCGATTAAGCCTTTACTAGTTTATGGTCCAGCACTTGATACAGGTTTAATTGGCTCTCGTTCAACTTTGGCAGATTTTCCAGCTAAATTTGATGATTACGAACCAAGTGATTATGATCAAACTTTCCAAAATCGCTTTGTCTCTGCCACCGAAGCCCTTTCCCAGTCATATAATGTTGCTACAGTAAATCTTTATCAGGCTTTGCGGCAAAAAGATGATAAATTAGCTAAAAGTTATATGAAAAAGATGAATTTCAATATTACTGATAAAGAATATAGTGAACTTGGAATTTCATTAGGTGGAACAGCGCGAGGATTTGCTCCAGTTCAAGAAGCTGCGGCATACGCGACATTTGCTAATGATGGAAATTATCATAAACCTTATGTGATTTCCAAAATTGTTGATCCAACTGGTCGGATTGTTTATGAGCATAAGTCTGAGCCGGTTAAAGTTTTTTCTGAGGCGACCTCTTACATCATGCAAAAAATGATGAGCGACGTTGTTTCAAATGGAACTGCTGAGTTCTTGGGTTCAAATGTCGAATTTGATTCGGATAAACTTTATGGTAAGACAGGAACCAGTAATGATAATCGCGATTACTGGTTCACAGGCTCTACTCCGGGAATTACAATTTCATCTTGGATCGGATATGATAATTTCTATCGTCATTCTTATAATTTAGAAGAAAGTGATTCAAACGCAAATCTTCGTTTGGTGGCGCGCTTTTTAAATAATATTTATAAAAATGATCCAGATTTATTAAAACTAAATGAACAGAAAAGTAAACCAAATAGCGTTAAAGAATATTCTGTTCTGGCTAATACAGGAACTTTACCAGGTGTTTTAAAAAATAATTCGGCTAACTTTACAGTTAGAGGTCGCACAGTGACCAGCCTTTATGCACAAGGTGGTCCAAAAGAATTAACGGATAATTTTGGGATTGGTGGCTATGCCAGTGATTATCGCTTGTTTTGGTCAAATTATCTTGGTCAATATAATGGGTACGGGGTTATTTCACGGGCGACAAAGGATATGTCATATGACACTAGTGATCCGAAAGTTTATTTCTCATACTACGAGCAGCCGCGGATCAAGTACCCACAGAAAAGGTATAACAGTTACCAAACACCTAACAATAGTCTTTATAATCAGAATAACAACCAAAATCAATTTAATAATCGCTCTTATAATAATAGCTTGAATCAGACCCAGCAAAATAACAGTCAGACTAGTTCTTTTGATAATGATTCTGATGATGATAGTGAAAATGATCAATAA
- the rlmB gene encoding 23S rRNA (guanosine(2251)-2'-O)-methyltransferase RlmB, whose translation MQNSEEHPNQIYGRHAVLNALKQLPANQINQLLIQKSLKNSYLSDLTKLAKAKKIIVKIVPKDKLDKLANGGVHQGVVLEGAPFVYSDLSVLKDSKFLLMLDNIMDPHNFGSLIRSADAAGVDAIIIPERRNVQVTDTVWKSSTGAASFVPIVRVVNLSATIKSLKEEGFWFFGADMQGTNWLDWQVNGKICLIIGNEGSGISPGVRDKIDEFIKIPMFGHVDSLNASVAGGSLLLMAATKRH comes from the coding sequence TTGCAAAATAGCGAAGAGCATCCAAACCAAATTTATGGTCGTCATGCGGTTTTAAATGCTTTAAAACAGTTGCCCGCTAATCAAATTAATCAGTTATTGATTCAAAAATCTTTAAAGAATAGTTATTTAAGTGATTTAACGAAGTTGGCTAAAGCTAAAAAGATTATTGTGAAGATTGTTCCTAAAGATAAATTGGATAAATTAGCAAATGGAGGAGTCCATCAAGGAGTTGTTTTAGAAGGAGCGCCTTTTGTTTACTCAGATCTTTCAGTCTTAAAAGACAGTAAATTTTTGCTGATGTTAGACAATATCATGGATCCGCATAATTTTGGCTCTTTAATTCGTTCAGCTGATGCGGCTGGGGTTGATGCAATTATTATTCCTGAAAGACGAAATGTTCAGGTAACAGACACGGTATGGAAGTCTTCAACTGGTGCAGCATCTTTTGTCCCGATTGTGCGGGTGGTAAATTTAAGCGCAACGATTAAAAGCTTAAAAGAAGAGGGATTTTGGTTTTTTGGGGCAGATATGCAAGGTACTAATTGGTTAGATTGGCAAGTAAATGGTAAAATTTGCTTAATCATTGGCAATGAAGGGAGCGGAATTTCACCGGGAGTTCGTGATAAGATTGATGAGTTTATTAAAATTCCCATGTTTGGCCACGTTGACAGTTTGAACGCTTCGGTCGCAGGTGGTTCATTATTACTGATGGCAGCAACGAAAAGGCATTAA
- a CDS encoding Mini-ribonuclease 3, protein MTNVNQLNGLTLAYLGDAVIEERVRFYLVKNDQRAVNEQYLRSKSFVSAKAQAAFFKLMNEKNILTTEEQDAFRLGRNAKSHTHAKNTNIVIYRISTGFEAMFGYLKFTDQNDRINQLIDFCFQNQDNVEFIK, encoded by the coding sequence ATGACAAATGTTAACCAATTAAATGGTTTGACCCTTGCTTATTTGGGGGATGCCGTTATCGAAGAGCGAGTCCGTTTTTATTTGGTGAAAAATGATCAACGAGCCGTTAATGAGCAGTACTTGCGCTCAAAATCTTTTGTTTCTGCTAAAGCGCAGGCGGCGTTTTTCAAGCTAATGAATGAGAAAAATATTTTAACAACTGAGGAACAAGATGCTTTTCGTTTAGGGCGTAATGCCAAAAGCCATACTCATGCGAAGAATACCAATATCGTTATTTACCGAATTTCAACGGGTTTTGAGGCGATGTTTGGCTACTTAAAATTTACAGATCAGAATGATCGAATTAATCAGCTGATTGATTTTTGCTTCCAAAACCAAGATAATGTAGAATTCATTAAATGA
- the cysS gene encoding cysteine--tRNA ligase, whose translation MLKIYNTLSRTKEEFIPQSSKVVTMYVCGPTVYNYIHIGNARSVVAFDTIRRYLMYRGYEVRFVSNFTDVDDRMIERSSAEKVTVSDLAAQFIAAYEEDIEQLNVIEPTVRTRATEFIPQIVDFIAKLIQKGYAYESEGDVYFRTRKYPTYGELSDQSVADLLVGASEHVNSVEQARKEDSLDFALWKGQKQNEIAWDAPFGKGRPGWHIECSVMSIAELGDTIDIHGGGEDLMFPHHENERAQSESLTGKQFVRYWMHNAFVTTANDEKMSKSLGNFVTLRDALKENDPNFLRFFLVQTNYRKPLQYDLTSMTQAKRSYDRIIETINQLRNKPSADVGFNPRISDLIAKFRDRFMAAMDDDFNVQNALAVIYEYLKWINKDVLTKDISTDNLKEIQQLLVDWLWVLGLEVPERLEIDDPHVLNLIEKRDAARKARDFKLSDDLRDELLALGIEIKDTPEGTKYTKNDKC comes from the coding sequence TTGCTAAAAATTTATAATACGCTGAGTCGGACCAAGGAAGAATTTATCCCACAATCCTCCAAAGTTGTTACGATGTATGTGTGTGGTCCAACAGTTTATAATTATATTCATATTGGTAATGCTCGTTCGGTGGTGGCTTTTGATACCATTCGTCGTTATTTGATGTATCGCGGATATGAAGTGCGTTTTGTATCCAATTTTACTGACGTTGACGATCGAATGATTGAGCGATCATCAGCTGAAAAAGTCACTGTGTCAGATCTTGCCGCCCAATTTATTGCTGCTTATGAAGAAGATATTGAGCAATTGAATGTAATTGAGCCAACTGTTCGAACTCGAGCAACGGAATTTATTCCGCAAATCGTCGATTTTATTGCAAAATTAATCCAGAAAGGTTACGCCTATGAAAGTGAAGGGGACGTTTATTTTCGAACCCGAAAATACCCCACCTATGGCGAGTTGTCTGATCAAAGCGTTGCTGATCTTTTAGTTGGTGCCAGTGAACACGTTAATTCAGTTGAGCAAGCTCGCAAAGAGGATTCTTTGGATTTTGCACTTTGGAAAGGGCAAAAACAAAATGAAATTGCTTGGGATGCGCCGTTTGGTAAAGGGCGGCCTGGATGGCACATTGAATGTTCGGTGATGTCGATTGCTGAGCTAGGAGATACCATTGATATTCATGGTGGTGGTGAAGATTTGATGTTTCCTCACCACGAAAATGAACGAGCCCAAAGCGAGTCATTAACAGGTAAGCAGTTTGTTCGTTATTGGATGCATAATGCCTTTGTAACAACTGCTAATGATGAAAAAATGAGCAAGTCCTTAGGGAATTTTGTGACTTTACGGGATGCATTAAAGGAAAATGATCCTAATTTCCTAAGATTTTTCTTGGTTCAAACTAATTACCGTAAACCCTTGCAGTACGATTTAACCTCAATGACTCAAGCTAAACGCAGCTATGATCGAATCATTGAGACTATCAATCAACTTAGAAATAAGCCAAGTGCTGATGTCGGTTTCAATCCTAGAATTTCTGATTTAATTGCCAAATTCCGCGATCGCTTTATGGCTGCGATGGATGATGATTTTAATGTCCAAAATGCGCTAGCAGTAATTTATGAATATTTGAAATGGATCAATAAAGATGTTTTGACCAAAGACATTAGTACTGATAATCTTAAAGAAATCCAGCAGTTGTTGGTTGATTGGCTTTGGGTATTAGGATTGGAAGTGCCTGAACGCTTAGAAATTGACGACCCGCATGTTTTAAACTTAATTGAAAAAAGAGATGCAGCTAGAAAAGCACGAGATTTCAAATTAAGTGATGATCTACGAGATGAGCTGTTGGCTTTGGGAATAGAAATAAAAGACACTCCAGAGGGAACGAAGTATACAAAAAATGACAAATGTTAA
- the gltX gene encoding glutamate--tRNA ligase, translating to MKPEKVRVRYAPSPTGHLHIGNARTALFNYLFARNMGGAFVIRIEDTDLKRNVADGEMSQLDNLKWLGIDWDEGPDVGGDYGPYRQSERNDLYHKYVKELLDKGLAYESYLTEEELTAMRDRQQEAGIMPHYEYEFEGMTDAQIEEVIAEKKARGLKPVIRIRLPKDHVFKFDDIVKGEIEFNSDSLGGDFIIMKEDGQPTYNFAVVVDDHLMEITHVLRGDDHIANTPKQLAIYEALDWQAPLFGHMSLIINQATGKKLSKRDETILQFIEQYRSFGYLPEAMFNFITLLGWSPVGEEEIFTKKQFIKQFDPSRLSRSPAKFDQKKLEWINNKYVKAAPLSRISHMCLLNLIANGKVEEDPDEKKIAWIRSLVALFKDQMSYTNQILELSEQFFREIPELGEGEKEELQDPSASLVLKDFYSKIKDLSPFTSVAIADVIQTVRDDTGTKGRQLYMPIRIGATRLMHGPFLTDELEVIGKEKVVTNLELTLQQIS from the coding sequence TTGAAACCAGAAAAAGTTAGAGTACGTTATGCACCTAGTCCAACTGGGCATTTACACATTGGAAATGCTAGGACAGCTTTATTTAACTATTTATTCGCCCGTAACATGGGGGGAGCTTTTGTTATTAGAATTGAAGATACTGATCTTAAAAGAAACGTTGCTGATGGAGAGATGTCGCAGCTTGACAACTTAAAATGGCTTGGTATCGACTGGGATGAAGGTCCAGATGTCGGGGGAGATTACGGACCTTATCGTCAATCTGAGCGTAATGATCTATATCACAAGTACGTAAAAGAGCTTTTAGATAAAGGTTTAGCTTATGAATCTTACTTAACAGAAGAAGAGTTGACTGCGATGCGTGATCGCCAGCAAGAAGCTGGGATTATGCCGCACTATGAATATGAGTTTGAAGGAATGACCGATGCTCAAATTGAGGAAGTCATTGCCGAAAAGAAGGCTAGAGGATTAAAGCCAGTAATAAGAATTCGTCTGCCAAAAGACCACGTTTTCAAATTTGATGATATCGTTAAAGGCGAGATCGAGTTTAATAGTGATAGCCTTGGTGGAGACTTCATCATTATGAAAGAAGACGGACAACCAACCTACAATTTTGCAGTTGTTGTTGATGATCATTTAATGGAGATCACGCATGTTCTAAGAGGTGACGATCATATCGCTAATACTCCTAAACAGCTTGCAATTTATGAAGCACTAGATTGGCAAGCTCCATTATTTGGCCACATGTCATTGATTATCAATCAGGCAACAGGTAAAAAACTCAGTAAACGTGATGAAACTATTTTGCAGTTTATCGAACAATATCGTAGCTTTGGTTATCTACCAGAAGCAATGTTCAATTTCATTACGCTTTTAGGTTGGTCACCAGTTGGTGAAGAAGAAATTTTTACGAAGAAGCAGTTTATTAAACAGTTTGATCCTAGCAGACTGAGCCGCTCACCAGCTAAGTTTGATCAGAAAAAATTGGAATGGATTAATAATAAATATGTGAAGGCTGCGCCATTAAGTCGCATTTCACATATGTGCCTTTTGAATTTAATCGCCAATGGTAAAGTTGAAGAAGACCCGGATGAAAAGAAAATTGCTTGGATTCGTTCATTAGTTGCGCTCTTTAAAGATCAAATGAGCTATACAAATCAAATCTTAGAATTGTCAGAACAGTTTTTCCGTGAAATTCCAGAATTGGGTGAAGGAGAGAAAGAAGAGTTACAAGACCCTTCAGCTTCTTTGGTTTTAAAAGATTTTTATAGTAAAATTAAAGATCTTAGTCCATTTACTTCAGTAGCAATTGCTGATGTAATTCAAACAGTTAGAGACGATACTGGAACTAAGGGCCGCCAACTCTATATGCCAATTAGAATTGGCGCGACTCGTTTGATGCATGGTCCATTTTTAACCGATGAATTAGAAGTAATTGGTAAAGAAAAGGTAGTTACAAACCTTGAATTAACCTTACAACAAATTTCGTAG
- the radA gene encoding DNA repair protein RadA produces the protein MAKSKTIYVCSNCGYESAVQYGVCPNCHEFDTMKPAQKKATAPLKQKSLIGEEAVARSIDEISIDDLARIETGVGEFDRVLGGGVVPGSLVLISGDPGIGKSTILLQIASRIVQQGKKVLYVSGEESATQIKRRAERLAVSGKDLIILSTSDFDQVESLIESVKPDILVVDSIQTMELNEIDSPVGSVSLVKELTSHLMKIAKTQNITTFIVGHITKDGTIAGPKILEHMVDTVIYIEGDKFHLYRIMHTVKNRFGSTDEIGLFEMHENGLKEVLNPSELFLQERLKGANGSAVVVSMEGTRPILVEIQALLTPTLFGNARRTATGIDFNRVSLIMAVLEKRANILLQNQDAYIKVTGGVRLDEPAIDFACAMAIASSFKNKEIPATDCFIGELGLAGEARSVNRIELRIAEAEKLGFKKIFVPANNLKNYHEKPSIKVVGVKTLAETIKKVLG, from the coding sequence ATGGCAAAAAGTAAAACGATTTATGTTTGTAGCAATTGTGGCTATGAATCAGCGGTTCAATATGGGGTTTGCCCCAATTGCCACGAATTTGATACGATGAAGCCAGCTCAAAAAAAAGCAACTGCTCCACTTAAGCAAAAGTCTCTAATCGGTGAAGAAGCGGTTGCGCGTTCAATTGACGAAATCTCAATTGATGATTTGGCCCGGATTGAAACGGGTGTGGGAGAGTTTGATCGAGTTCTTGGTGGAGGTGTCGTTCCTGGCTCATTGGTGCTCATCTCGGGAGATCCAGGAATTGGTAAATCCACGATCCTTTTACAAATTGCTAGTAGAATAGTTCAGCAAGGGAAGAAAGTTCTCTATGTTTCGGGTGAAGAAAGTGCAACTCAGATTAAACGGCGGGCGGAAAGGTTGGCAGTCAGCGGCAAAGATTTAATCATTCTTTCAACCAGTGATTTCGATCAAGTTGAAAGTTTGATTGAGTCGGTTAAACCAGATATTTTAGTTGTAGATTCGATTCAAACGATGGAATTAAATGAGATCGATAGTCCGGTCGGCAGTGTATCACTAGTCAAAGAATTAACGAGCCATTTGATGAAAATAGCTAAAACTCAAAATATTACAACTTTCATTGTTGGTCATATTACTAAAGATGGGACCATTGCGGGGCCTAAAATTTTGGAACACATGGTCGATACGGTGATTTATATCGAAGGCGACAAATTTCATTTGTACCGCATTATGCATACAGTTAAAAATCGTTTCGGTTCGACTGATGAAATTGGTCTTTTTGAAATGCACGAGAATGGCTTAAAAGAAGTTTTGAATCCTTCTGAATTATTTCTGCAAGAACGCCTTAAAGGGGCAAATGGTTCGGCGGTAGTTGTTTCAATGGAGGGTACTAGACCGATTTTAGTCGAAATCCAGGCATTATTAACGCCAACTCTTTTTGGGAACGCCCGTCGAACCGCAACAGGGATTGATTTTAACCGCGTATCTTTAATAATGGCAGTTTTAGAAAAACGAGCCAACATTCTGCTTCAAAATCAAGATGCGTATATTAAGGTCACTGGTGGAGTTCGTCTGGATGAACCAGCAATCGATTTTGCTTGTGCAATGGCAATTGCCTCAAGTTTTAAAAATAAAGAAATTCCAGCAACTGATTGTTTTATTGGCGAGCTAGGGTTAGCTGGCGAAGCAAGAAGTGTTAATCGAATTGAACTGAGGATTGCCGAGGCTGAGAAATTAGGATTTAAGAAGATCTTTGTTCCAGCTAACAATTTAAAGAACTATCATGAGAAACCTTCAATCAAGGTTGTCGGCGTAAAAACCTTGGCCGAAACAATAAAAAAAGTCCTTGGGTAA
- a CDS encoding dUTP diphosphatase gives MRGFKIVSKYQGQEINLPERQSSGSAGYDFEAAEDLIIKAHQARPELIPTGIKAYMPDNEFLMLVNRSGNPKKKGLVMPNGVGIVDSDYFDNPGNEGEIFFQVINIRDDDILVKKGERIGQGIFMPFLMAEGDEAIGQRIGGFGSSGD, from the coding sequence ATGCGTGGATTTAAAATTGTAAGTAAATATCAAGGTCAAGAAATTAATTTGCCTGAGCGGCAAAGCAGTGGCTCAGCAGGATATGATTTTGAGGCAGCAGAAGATTTGATTATTAAGGCCCATCAAGCTAGGCCAGAATTGATTCCGACGGGAATCAAGGCGTATATGCCCGACAATGAATTCTTGATGTTGGTTAATCGGTCAGGCAATCCTAAGAAAAAAGGATTAGTGATGCCAAATGGGGTTGGAATTGTTGATTCAGATTATTTTGATAATCCTGGAAATGAAGGCGAAATATTTTTCCAAGTGATAAACATTAGGGATGATGATATTCTAGTCAAAAAAGGCGAAAGAATAGGACAAGGAATTTTTATGCCTTTTCTTATGGCTGAAGGTGATGAAGCGATCGGCCAAAGAATTGGTGGATTCGGTTCTTCAGGAGATTAA
- a CDS encoding Cof-type HAD-IIB family hydrolase: MIKLICIDLDGTLFNDSTKITNYTKEVIARARKLGIKIIITSGRPLTGVDSVIDYLELDDSDYVITYNGGLIQTVGGEPIQQFALTYQDVLEIDLFNRIHGTNVEFQTPIDAYTTWHHVNWHVSFENFMTHLPLNIVEEGDLPPNLTYIKAMANDGPNVLDQIELKIPETFYKKLNVIRSSPNNIEFLNKNATKGNGMRALSKKLGIDLRETMAIGDETNDLSMIETAGLGVAMGNAIPAIKKIAQVETDDNNHDGVAKAIEKFALNTF, from the coding sequence ATGATCAAATTAATTTGCATTGATTTAGACGGAACACTTTTTAATGATTCAACCAAAATCACAAACTACACTAAAGAGGTGATCGCTAGGGCACGAAAGCTGGGAATTAAAATTATTATCACTAGCGGTCGACCTTTAACTGGCGTGGATTCAGTAATCGATTATTTAGAACTAGATGACTCAGATTACGTGATTACTTATAACGGTGGATTAATTCAAACAGTTGGTGGTGAGCCGATCCAACAATTTGCTCTAACTTACCAGGACGTTTTAGAAATAGATCTTTTTAACCGAATCCATGGAACGAATGTTGAATTTCAAACTCCAATCGACGCCTATACCACATGGCACCACGTCAACTGGCATGTAAGTTTTGAGAATTTCATGACGCATTTACCGCTAAATATCGTTGAGGAGGGGGATTTGCCCCCAAATCTTACTTACATTAAAGCGATGGCTAACGATGGCCCGAATGTTTTAGATCAGATTGAACTAAAAATTCCTGAAACTTTCTATAAAAAGCTCAATGTCATTCGCTCATCTCCAAATAATATTGAATTTTTGAACAAAAACGCAACTAAAGGCAACGGAATGCGAGCTCTCAGCAAAAAATTAGGGATTGATCTAAGAGAAACGATGGCAATAGGTGACGAAACAAATGACCTCTCAATGATTGAAACGGCCGGTTTAGGTGTTGCAATGGGCAATGCTATTCCTGCAATCAAAAAAATAGCACAGGTCGAAACGGATGACAATAATCACGATGGCGTTGCTAAAGCAATTGAAAAATTTGCCTTGAATACATTCTAA